A window from Mixophyes fleayi isolate aMixFle1 chromosome 12, aMixFle1.hap1, whole genome shotgun sequence encodes these proteins:
- the FAM177A1 gene encoding protein FAM177A1 isoform X2 produces MATGQVMTSGDREFECVELGDIRKKKKVPRRIIHFASGETMEEYSTDEEEELQERKDLLPTADPQSKLTWGPYLWFYMLRVATSTLSVCDFFGEKIASVLGVSTPKYQYAIDEYYRVQKEVEEEEEENEMSEQAEKQYQEQCSQQQNESNTQSQQPQATSSFVNISFVLEEEHSVNLAQKQELSAVPT; encoded by the exons ATGGCTACCGGACAG GTCATGACAAGTGGAGACCGTGAGTTTGAATGTGTGGAGCTGGGAGATATACGTAAGAAAAAGAAAGTTCCTCGTAGAATTATCCACTTTGCCAGTGGTGAAACCATGGAGGAATATAGTACGGATGAGGAAGAAGAATTGCAAGAGAGAAAGGATCTTTTGCCAACTGCTGACCCA CAGTCAAAGTTAACATGGGGCCCGTATCTCTGGTTTTACATGCTGAGAGTTGCAACATCCACACTATCAG TTTGTGACTTCTTTGGAGAAAAAATTGCCTCCGTTTTGGGGGTCAGTACACCTAAGTACCAGTATGCTATTGATGAATATTACCGAGTGCAGAAAGAG gtggaagaggaggaggaagagaatgAAATGTCAGAACAGGCCGAGAAACAGTATCaagagcagtgcagtcagcagCAGAATGAAAGCAATACTCAGTCACAGCAGCCACAGGCAACCAGCTCCTTTGTCAACATCAGTTTTGTACTGGAAGAAGAGCATTCTGTAAACTTGGCACAAAAGCAGGAACTGTCCGCTGTTCCGACCTAG
- the FAM177A1 gene encoding protein FAM177A1 isoform X4 encodes MATGQVMTSGDREFECVELGDIRKKKKVPRRIIHFASGETMEEYSTDEEEELQERKDLLPTADPFVTSLEKKLPPFWGSVHLSTSMLLMNITECRKRWKRRRKRMKCQNRPRNSIKSSAVSSRMKAILSHSSHRQPAPLSTSVLYWKKSIL; translated from the exons ATGGCTACCGGACAG GTCATGACAAGTGGAGACCGTGAGTTTGAATGTGTGGAGCTGGGAGATATACGTAAGAAAAAGAAAGTTCCTCGTAGAATTATCCACTTTGCCAGTGGTGAAACCATGGAGGAATATAGTACGGATGAGGAAGAAGAATTGCAAGAGAGAAAGGATCTTTTGCCAACTGCTGACCCA TTTGTGACTTCTTTGGAGAAAAAATTGCCTCCGTTTTGGGGGTCAGTACACCTAAGTACCAGTATGCTATTGATGAATATTACCGAGTGCAGAAAGAG gtggaagaggaggaggaagagaatgAAATGTCAGAACAGGCCGAGAAACAGTATCaagagcagtgcagtcagcagCAGAATGAAAGCAATACTCAGTCACAGCAGCCACAGGCAACCAGCTCCTTTGTCAACATCAGTTTTGTACTGGAAGAAGAGCATTCTGTAA
- the FAM177A1 gene encoding protein FAM177A1 isoform X3, with protein sequence MATGQVMTSGDREFECVELGDIRKKKKVPRRIIHFASGETMEEYSTDEEEELQERKDLLPTADPSKLTWGPYLWFYMLRVATSTLSVCDFFGEKIASVLGVSTPKYQYAIDEYYRVQKEVEEEEEENEMSEQAEKQYQEQCSQQQNESNTQSQQPQATSSFVNISFVLEEEHSVNLAQKQELSAVPT encoded by the exons ATGGCTACCGGACAG GTCATGACAAGTGGAGACCGTGAGTTTGAATGTGTGGAGCTGGGAGATATACGTAAGAAAAAGAAAGTTCCTCGTAGAATTATCCACTTTGCCAGTGGTGAAACCATGGAGGAATATAGTACGGATGAGGAAGAAGAATTGCAAGAGAGAAAGGATCTTTTGCCAACTGCTGACCCA TCAAAGTTAACATGGGGCCCGTATCTCTGGTTTTACATGCTGAGAGTTGCAACATCCACACTATCAG TTTGTGACTTCTTTGGAGAAAAAATTGCCTCCGTTTTGGGGGTCAGTACACCTAAGTACCAGTATGCTATTGATGAATATTACCGAGTGCAGAAAGAG gtggaagaggaggaggaagagaatgAAATGTCAGAACAGGCCGAGAAACAGTATCaagagcagtgcagtcagcagCAGAATGAAAGCAATACTCAGTCACAGCAGCCACAGGCAACCAGCTCCTTTGTCAACATCAGTTTTGTACTGGAAGAAGAGCATTCTGTAAACTTGGCACAAAAGCAGGAACTGTCCGCTGTTCCGACCTAG
- the FAM177A1 gene encoding protein FAM177A1 isoform X1, which produces MATGQVMTSGDREFECVELGDIRKKKKVPRRIIHFASGETMEEYSTDEEEELQERKDLLPTADPVRFNSFTMSKLTWGPYLWFYMLRVATSTLSVCDFFGEKIASVLGVSTPKYQYAIDEYYRVQKEVEEEEEENEMSEQAEKQYQEQCSQQQNESNTQSQQPQATSSFVNISFVLEEEHSVNLAQKQELSAVPT; this is translated from the exons ATGGCTACCGGACAG GTCATGACAAGTGGAGACCGTGAGTTTGAATGTGTGGAGCTGGGAGATATACGTAAGAAAAAGAAAGTTCCTCGTAGAATTATCCACTTTGCCAGTGGTGAAACCATGGAGGAATATAGTACGGATGAGGAAGAAGAATTGCAAGAGAGAAAGGATCTTTTGCCAACTGCTGACCCAGTACGTTTTAACTCTTTCAcaatg TCAAAGTTAACATGGGGCCCGTATCTCTGGTTTTACATGCTGAGAGTTGCAACATCCACACTATCAG TTTGTGACTTCTTTGGAGAAAAAATTGCCTCCGTTTTGGGGGTCAGTACACCTAAGTACCAGTATGCTATTGATGAATATTACCGAGTGCAGAAAGAG gtggaagaggaggaggaagagaatgAAATGTCAGAACAGGCCGAGAAACAGTATCaagagcagtgcagtcagcagCAGAATGAAAGCAATACTCAGTCACAGCAGCCACAGGCAACCAGCTCCTTTGTCAACATCAGTTTTGTACTGGAAGAAGAGCATTCTGTAAACTTGGCACAAAAGCAGGAACTGTCCGCTGTTCCGACCTAG